The following coding sequences are from one Candidatus Zixiibacteriota bacterium window:
- the tolQ gene encoding protein TolQ, producing MSFLWPLQLLAQNGIQGVQQHGILDLVRGSGPVVQFVLYLLVLFSVVSWGIIFYKYRQVKQAKRESDQFIDIFWERRNLSSIHEASRELKASPVAQVFRAGYEELVRVSRTKKEATTGEPLTTELSGVDNVARAMKRATSVEITKLEKSLNFLATTASAAPFIGLFGTVWGIMNAFRGLSVTHSSSIQAVAPGIAEALIATAVGLAAAIPALMAYNHFVQRIKVLAVEMDNFSHEFLNIAERHFFK from the coding sequence ATGTCTTTCCTCTGGCCCCTTCAATTGCTGGCCCAGAACGGGATCCAGGGAGTCCAGCAGCACGGCATTTTGGATCTGGTTCGCGGGTCCGGGCCGGTGGTTCAGTTTGTCCTGTATCTGCTGGTCCTTTTCTCGGTGGTCAGCTGGGGCATTATTTTTTACAAATACCGGCAGGTCAAGCAGGCAAAACGGGAATCGGACCAGTTCATCGACATTTTCTGGGAACGCCGCAATCTCTCTTCCATTCACGAGGCGAGCCGCGAGCTGAAAGCAAGCCCGGTCGCCCAGGTGTTCCGCGCGGGTTACGAGGAGCTGGTTCGGGTCTCGCGAACGAAGAAGGAAGCGACGACGGGAGAGCCGCTGACGACCGAGTTGAGCGGGGTTGACAACGTGGCCCGGGCGATGAAACGGGCGACCAGCGTCGAGATCACGAAGCTCGAGAAATCCCTCAATTTTCTCGCGACTACCGCGAGCGCGGCCCCGTTCATCGGGCTGTTCGGTACCGTCTGGGGGATCATGAACGCGTTTCGCGGCCTCAGCGTGACCCATTCGTCGAGCATTCAGGCGGTGGCGCCCGGGATCGCGGAGGCTCTGATCGCGACCGCGGTCGGTCTGGCCGCCGCGATCCCGGCCCTGATGGCCTACAATCACTTCGTCCAGCGCATCAAGGTTCTGGCCGTCGAAATGGACAATTTCTCGCACGAGTTCCTGAATATCGCGGAGCGCCATTTCTTCAAATAG
- the tolR gene encoding protein TolR, whose protein sequence is MAVDASPQRDGATIAQINVTPLVDVMLVLLVIFMVTAPIIQQGVQVNLPQARAGAIPGTEEHLVVTVARNGRIYLNDNLVSPEELREKLSAIRRLQADKQVYLRADQNVRYGVVMKTIAAIKQAGIERLGMVTRPDSEEG, encoded by the coding sequence ATGGCAGTCGATGCTTCTCCCCAGCGCGACGGAGCGACGATCGCGCAGATCAACGTTACCCCGCTGGTGGACGTGATGCTGGTCTTGCTGGTCATCTTCATGGTCACCGCGCCGATCATCCAGCAGGGGGTTCAAGTGAATCTTCCCCAGGCGCGTGCCGGCGCCATCCCGGGAACCGAGGAGCATCTGGTGGTGACGGTCGCCAGAAACGGGAGAATCTACCTGAACGACAATCTCGTCTCGCCGGAGGAGCTGCGGGAAAAGCTGAGCGCGATTCGGCGGCTGCAAGCCGACAAGCAGGTCTATCTCCGCGCCGACCAGAACGTGCGCTACGGCGTGGTGATGAAGACGATCGCGGCGATCAAGCAGGCCGGCATCGAACGGCTGGGGATGGTGACTCGTCCAGATTCCGAGGAGGGTTAG